One window of Quercus robur chromosome 5, dhQueRobu3.1, whole genome shotgun sequence genomic DNA carries:
- the LOC126726009 gene encoding protein DMP4-like — translation MEIKVQSDSEHQDESKQPLLQDTTETEEKTLIQKAISQTFQSTAHLANLLPTGSVLAFQLLSPIFTNQGICDPISRFMTAVLVTLCGVSCLVLSFTDSFRDKKGNICYGFATTKGFWVIDGSATLSPEVAANYRLRFIDFMHALMSILVFVAVALFDENVVSCIFPTPSDETQEILTRLPVGIGVISSMLFVTFPTKRHGIGFPLSAN, via the coding sequence ATGGAGATTAAGGTACAATCTGATTCCGAGCATCAAGATGAATCAAAACAGCCCCTCTTGCAAGACACAACTGAAACAGAAGAGAAAACACTGATACAGAAAGCCATTAGTCAGACATTTCAGAGCACAGCTCATTTGGCCAATCTTTTGCCCACTGGATCAGTCCTTGCTTTCCAACTTCTGTCACCCATTTTCACAAATCAAGGTATCTGTGACCCGATCAGCCGGTTCATGACTGCTGTACTTGTGACCCTCTGTGGGGTGTCATGTCTCGTACTAAGCTTCACTGACAGCTTCAGGGACAAAAAGGGAAACATCTGTTATGGGTTTGCCACCACCAAAGGATTCTGGGTCATTGATGGTTCAGCTACCCTTTCACCTGAAGTTGCTGCAAACTATCGGCTAAGATTTATAGATTTCATGCATGCTCTCATGTCAATCCTGGTATTTGTAGCAGTTGCACTCTTTGATGAGAATGTGGTTAGTTGCATCTTCCCAACGCCATCAGATGAGACCCAAGAAATTCTTACAAGATTGCCAGTTGGAATTGGTGTCATTAGCAGTATGTTGTTTGTTACGTTTCCTACGAAGCGCCATGGAATTGGCTTTCCCCTCTCTGCAAATTAA